The following proteins come from a genomic window of Thermogemmatispora onikobensis:
- a CDS encoding FHA domain-containing protein encodes MPVYCSLGHENPDGSAFCDECGEPLNAAAPAAAPAAPAPAAPVAPSGAAQPGMQTCPSCGAQNPQGEAFCSNCGVSLLGAPAAVSAPGVAPAAPVATPAPAPASPAPTPAPAAAGSSLQARLIVEADNQEFDISGKDNILIGREDAVSNIFPDIDLTPHGGEEGGVSRMHARIFIQNGQYMIEDENSTNYTFLNRQRLAPKTPTPLHDNDEIKLGRVLLRFKTS; translated from the coding sequence ATGCCAGTATATTGTTCCTTGGGTCATGAGAACCCGGATGGTTCGGCCTTTTGCGACGAATGCGGCGAGCCGTTGAATGCGGCAGCCCCGGCGGCGGCGCCGGCGGCTCCAGCTCCGGCAGCGCCCGTTGCTCCGAGTGGAGCCGCACAGCCAGGCATGCAAACCTGCCCCTCATGTGGCGCGCAGAATCCCCAGGGCGAGGCTTTCTGTTCGAATTGCGGGGTAAGCCTGCTGGGAGCGCCGGCGGCGGTGAGCGCACCGGGTGTGGCGCCAGCCGCTCCCGTGGCGACGCCAGCGCCAGCGCCAGCGTCCCCCGCCCCGACCCCTGCTCCTGCAGCGGCAGGCTCTAGCCTGCAGGCCCGACTGATCGTTGAGGCGGACAACCAGGAGTTCGACATTAGCGGGAAGGACAACATCCTGATTGGCCGCGAGGACGCGGTCAGCAACATCTTCCCCGACATCGACCTCACCCCTCATGGGGGCGAAGAGGGCGGGGTCTCGCGCATGCACGCACGCATCTTCATCCAGAACGGCCAGTACATGATCGAGGATGAGAATAGCACCAACTACACCTTCCTGAATCGGCAGCGCCTGGCTCCCAAGACGCCAACGCCGCTGCACGATAATGACGAGATCAAGCTGGGCCGCGTGTTGCTGCGCTTTAAAACCTCATAA